Proteins encoded in a region of the Ptychodera flava strain L36383 chromosome 4, AS_Pfla_20210202, whole genome shotgun sequence genome:
- the LOC139131818 gene encoding uncharacterized protein, whose translation MNSERQKKGFTVIIVFLLVVCQDLETHGEALTPDDVDHIFQYIIAHEEYHHTRYDANPDDPNENEWTVGIGFILSYANQQDFEGALPGVSFEGVRRGVRSLNDAEIEDLFKIASLPKHIENIRKLVLDFDEYTLDIQTALVDSLVAKSLLCDRDDTECALTDLINDPDVVWTQVCAKYTDTDRFRNAETQDDKTRLRNNCQYFYSYGQSLNESISGYNPCSPQYELLYPYGPEFGDNTNAPNDDGSSGQVFIQTPFPFFDEDHEFLWINTNGVISFLKEVFEFVPQSFPLGNEWRLIAPFWADVDTREGGNVFWRETRDQDVLDRATRHIQQYYVGEAGFTALWVLVATWDNVTFFGTAQPSLVNTFQTVLVTNGRHSFAIFNYGDIVWTTGASGDNPGDPYTGLGGTAAQVGFNAGDGKVFYSVPGSQNSSIVDIEDTSNIMVPGRYAFRVDTADISGGDGCDAAGSLIVYPFTGSMLGGEKIFVGGPCFSPSDDIIAKFGDQESTCTYESDLQATCITPPFYEVGRVPIEISLDGGATYRFQGIWSVLSIERTTPKVTRINAENWHRLARGLEIRWEPTELDSHYVDIHLMGYQENKAFGTEPFGWQQIMNLNSQHLNDGSFIFTPQVTSEGFETNYEMGAIRISVHDEEGEGLFKFEGLWSDVHDLKWIFDAGLHQWCKDWRSRDREWTNDAAPCPCTLQQARADIGRYSPHPQCKIGSTCHYKPDAVHCVRVNTPSDNGEGRECCYGTDGELLNHEDTLGAGPSHRRHHGGVHPYKTVGTIPYLSNFHDDTRPWIRCCVYTNFRDWQCRNQFFSRRHSQDCTGYSPPQPAIMFGDPHIITLDGHQYTFNGLGEFTMLDINNGEFLLQGRMAPLESDGPATVFKAFAMKSNWSDVIHVEQNQRRMLDAYVRQEGEVEWLFVDFEENSWWDFRGLSVSRSNMTDNKMSILFNNGISIEVSAVGQAMTLTFLAPEKYKNQTRGLMGTWNDDPDDDLLTPYGDYLSANSTLKEIHQNFGLKWNITEEMSLFRYRSITGESHETRNDLTYQPIFEIPSDPNVTSRATELCGEDNLQCIFDYQVTRDEQIAVGSRHAVDSYAMSINDTKPVVTCAYLPPPPNANKTGHSYTVGSTLTFDCQHGYTSVNGSVERVCQSDGMWDGSNITCEIVHCGELETPRNGSWNITGVTFGSEAFFVCDEGFDMIGSEVRRCQADGTWDGQQPTCRLVYCENITAPLNGTDIGKDYSYSSIVSFVCDVGFNLIGSSDIRCQANGTWNSSIPNCEIMTCPSLTIPNDGSMNSNGNTYLSVAKFSCNLGYNLHGSSDRTCTADGSWDGQSVSCEVVQCPHIDEPTNGYKVGDSNVYGSEVVFSCNHGYALKGSNTIKCMAHGMWDRAPPMCELSDCPPLEPLANGSFTVRSNDTMRIITFACDEGFILNGVTEISCFNGQWDDTPPICQVVICPSLPTPNNGTADISSNEYQSVVTFSCDNGYELHGTRIRTCTADGSWDGQPAMCMKVVCPTLETPNDGTMNSTGNTYQSVATFSCNVGYNLHGSSVRTCTADGSWDGQSVSCTVTECPFLETPNDGSMNSTGNVYQSVARFLCNDGYNLHGSSVRTCTADGSWDGQSVSCEVVTCPTLLAPNDGTMNSTGNTYLSVATFSCNDGYNLHGSSVRTCTADGSWDGQSTLCEVRPQKGPKGTADDDALQRIPAAIIGGSVAGAFLAILIAAIIFLVMIRVCRRSTGRFRQHESKQSRPFRMNHESFPKMVRRWSRDHDHRPGEDFTVTRNTYRQAYQH comes from the exons ATGAATTCTGAGAGGCAAAAGAAAGGATTTACCgtgataattgtatttttgcttgTCGTCTGTCAAGATTTAGAAACACACGGTGAAG CTTTGACCCCTGACGACGTCGATCATATTTTCCAATATATCATCGCACATGAAGAATACCATCACACAAGATACGATGCAAATCCTGATGACCCGAACGAAAATGAATGGACCGTTGGCATAGGGTTTATACTCTCGTATGCGAATCAGCAAGATTTTGAGGGCGCACTACCCGGAGTTAGTTTCGAAGGAGTGCGTCGGGGTGTCCGCAGTCTTAATGACGCTGAGATCGAAGATTTATTTAAG ATTGCAAGCCTTcctaaacacattgaaaatatcagaaaactCGTTCTCGATTTCGACGAATACACCTTAGACATCCAAACAGCACTGGTAGACAGTCTCGTCGCCAAGAGCTTGTTGTGTGACCGAGATGACACTGAGTGCGCCCTCACAGATCTTATCAATGACCCAGATGTTGTGTGGACTCAAGTCTGTGCCAAATACACGGACACTGATAGGTTTCGGAATGCAGAAACTCAAG ATGATAAAACAAGATTACGTAACAACTGCCAATATTTCTACTCCTATGGACAATCACTGAATGAATCCATTTCAGGATACAATCCATGCTCTCCACAGTACG AACTGCTGTACCCGTATGGTCCGGAGTTTGGCGACAACACCAATGCACCAAACGATGATGGTAGTTCGGGTCAAGTTTTCATACAGACGCCATTTCCATTTTTCGATGAAGATCATGAGTTCCTCTGG ATAAACACAAATGGTGTAATATCTTTCCTTAAAGAAGTCTTTGAATTTGTGCCACAATCGTTTCCACTTGGTAACGAGTGGCGTTTGATTGCCCCGTTTTGGGCAGATGTAGACACCCGAGAAGGCGGCAATGTGTTTTGGCGGGAAACTCGTGACCAGGACGTTCTAGACAGGGCAACGCGACATATTCAGCAATATTATGTAGGCGAAGCTGGCTTCACTGCTCTGTGGGTGCTTGTGGCCACATGGGATAATGTGACTTTTTTCGGCACAGCACAACCATCGCTG GTGAATACATTCCAAACTGTTTTGGTAACCAACGGACGCCATTCATTTGCAATATTTAACTATGGAGACATAGTATGGACCACTGGGGCTTCGGGTGATAATCCGGGTGATCCATACACAGGGCTAGGTGGTACGGCCGCTCAG GTTGGCTTCAACGCGGGCGATGGCAAAGTGTTTTATTCAGTGCCTGGATCTCAGAACAGCTCAATTGTGGACATTGAAGACACATCAAACATAATGGTGCCCGGACGATATGCATTTAGGGTGGATACAGCTGACATCAGCGGAGGTGATGGTTGTGACGCGGCAG GTTCACTGATTGTGTATCCCTTCACCGGTTCAATGCTTGGCGGAGAGAAGATATTTGTGGGTGGACCTTGTTTCTCTCCTTCCGATGACATCATCGCTAAATTCGGAGACCAGGAGTCCACTTGTACATATGAGTCAGACTTACAAGCAACATGCATTACGCCACCTTTCTATGAAGTGGGACGGGTACCCATCGAGATCTCTCTCGACGGAGGTGCAACATACCGTTTTCAAGGGATCTGGTCAGTAT TGTCTATAGAGAGAACAACTCCAAAAGTCACACGGATCAACGCCGAGAATTGGCATCGTTTGGCAAGAGGCTTGGAGATTAGATGGGAACCGACCGAGCTCGATTCTCATTATGTCGACATCCACTTGATGGGATATCAAGAGAACAAGGCGTTTGGAACAGAGCCATTTGGATGGCAACAAATCATGAATCTTAACAGCCAGCATCTGAACGATGGCAGCTTCATCTTCACCCCTCAGGTGACTTCTGAAGGCTTTGAAACCAACTATGAGATGGGAGCAATACGAATTTCAGTGCACGACGAGGAGGGAGAAGGCCTATT CAAATTTGAGGGTTTGTGGAGTGATGTCCATGACCTAAAGTGGATATTCGATGCCGGCTTACATCAATGGTGCAAAGACTGGAGATCAAGAGACCGAGAATGGACAAATGACGCTGCACCATGTCCGTGTACACTGCAGCAAGCTAGGGCTGACATCGGCAGATACAGTCCTCACCCGCAATGTAAGATTGGATCAACTTGTCACTACAAACCTGATGCTGTCCACTGTGTGAGAGTAAACACACCGAG CGACAATGGAGAAGGACGGGAGTGTTGCTATGGTACAGATGGTGAACTCCTAAATCATGAAGATACCCTAGGTGCTGGACCCAGCCACCGGAGACATCATGGCGGTGTTCATCCGTATAAAACTGTAGGAACGATCCCTTATCTGTCCAACTTCCATGATGATACTCGGCCTTGGATTCGATGTTGCGTGTATACCAACTTCAGAGATTGGCAGTGTCGTAATCAATTCTTTTCAAGGAGACATTCGCAAGATTGCACTGGTTACTCACCTCCACAGCCAG cGATTATGTTTGGAGATCCTCATATAATCACTTTAGATGGTCATCAATATACATTCAATGGTTTAGGTGAGTTCACGATGTTGGACATCAACAATGGGGAGTTTCTTCTTCAGGGACGTATGGCGCCTTTGGAAAGTGACG GCCCTGCTACGGTATTCAAGGCTTTCGCGATGAAAAGCAACTGGTCTGACGTCATTCATGTGGAGCAAAACCAGAGACGAATGTTGGATGCTTACGTCCGCCAAGAAGGAGAAGTGGAGTGGCTATTTGTcgattttgaagaaaattcctGGTGGGATTTCCGAG GTCTATCTGTATCTAGAAGCAATATGACTGACAACAAAATGTCGATACTATTTAACAACGGAATATCCATCGAGGTCTCTGCTGTTGGACAAGCCATGACACTGACATTCCTCGCGccagaaaagtacaaaaatcagaccagaGGGCTGATGGGAACTTGGAATGATGACCCGGACGATGACCTATTGACACCCTACGGAGATTACTTGTCTGCAAATTCTACCCTGAAAGaaattcaccaaaattttggattGAAAT GGAATATCACGGAAGAGATGTCTTTGTTTCGCTACAGAAGCATAACTGGAGAGAGCCACGAAACTCGAAATGACTTAACTTATCAACCGATCTTCGAAATACCCAGCGACCCTAATGTTACGAGTAGGGCCACTGAACTTTGTGGGGAGGACAACTTACAATGTATCTTCGATTATCAAGTCACGCGAGACGAACAGATAGCCGTTGGATCCCGTCATGCCGTGGACTCCTATGCCATGTCGATCAACGACACTAAACCAG TGGTGACTTGTGCCTATCTCCCGCCACCTCCAAATGCCAATAAAACCGGACACAGTTACACAGTCGGCTCAACTTTGACCTTTGATTGCCAACACGGCTATACATCAGTTAACGGTTCGGTTGAGAGGGTATGTCAAAGTGACGGCATGTGGGATGGATCTAATATAACATGCGAAA TCGTTCATTGTGGCGAACTGGAAACACCTCGTAATGGATCTTGGAATATAACGGGCGTCACTTTTGGATCTGAGGCATTCTTCGTTTGTGACGAGGGTTTTGATATGATTGGTTCAGAAGTAAGGAGATGTCAAGCAGATGGTACTTGGGATGGACAGCAGCCAACATGTCGGC TTGTGTACTGTGAAAACATCACTGCGCCATTGAACGGAACAGACATTGGAAAAGATTACTCCTATTCGTCAATAGTAAGCTTCGTTTGTGACGTCGGTTTCAATCTGATTGGCTCCTCGGACATTCGTTGCCAGGCAAACGGAACTTGGAACAGCTCCATTCCAAATTGTGAAA TTATGACCTGCCCATCTCTCACGATTCCGAATGACGGTTCAATGAACTCAAATGGTAACACATACCTGTCCGTTGCTAAGTTTTCATGTAACCTTGGTTACAATCTCCATGGTTCCAGTGATAGGACCTGTACAGCTGATGGATCCTGGGATGGACAATCTGTGTCATGTGAAG TCGTTCAGTGCCCGCACATTGACGAGCCTACCAATGGCTACAAGGTCGGTGATTCTAACGTCTACGGTTCAGAGGTTGTCTTTTCATGCAATCATGGTTATGCTCTTAAAGGAAGTAATACAATCAAGTGTATGGCGCACGGCATGTGGGACAGAGCGCCCCCAATGTGTGAAT TGAGTGACTGTCCTCCCCTAGAACCACTGGCCAATGGTTCCTTTACTGTACGATCAAATGATACAATGAGAATCATTACATTTGCCTGTGACGAAGGTTTTATCCTCAACGGTGTGACCGAAATATCTTGTTTCAACGGCCAATGGGACGACACTCCACCAATCTGCCAag TTGTGATTTGTCCATCTCTCCCGACTCCGAATAATGGTACAGCGGACATCTCCAGCAATGAGTACCAATCTGTGGTAACATTTTCATGTGATAATGGCTATGAACTCCATGGTACCAGGATCCGTACATGTACGGCCGATGGTTCCTGGGATGGACAACCTGCAATGTGCATGA AAGTAGTATGTCCAACTCTTGAGACCCCAAATGACGGTACAATGAACTCAACCGGCAACACATACCAGTCCGTTGCTACGTTTTCATGTAACGTTGGTTACAATCTCCATGGTTCCAGTGTTCGGACCTGTACAGCTGATGGTTCCTGGGACGGACAGTCTGTGTCTTGTACAG TTACTGAATGTCCCTTTCTGGAGACCCCAAACGACGGGTCAATGAACTCAACCGGCAACGTGTACCAGTCCGTCGCTAGATTCTTATGTAACGATGGTTACAATCTCCATGGTTCCAGTGTTCGGACCTGTACAGCTGATGGTTCCTGGGACGGACAATCTGTATCTTGTGAAG TTGTCACGTGTCCCACTCTGTTAGCTCCGAATGACGGTACAATGAACTCCACTGGCAACACATACCTGTCCGTTGCTACGTTTTCATGTAACGATGGTTACAACCTCCATGGTTCCAGTGTTCGGACCTGTACAGCTGATGGTTCCTGGGACGGACAGTCTACATTATGTGAAG TACGTCCACAGAAAGGACCCAAAGGAACTGCCGATGATGACGCTCTTCAACGAATACCAGCAGCTATCATAGGTGGCAGCGTAGCGGGCGCTTTCCTAGCGATACTCATAGCTGCAATCATATTCCTGGTTATGATTCGTGTGTGTAGAAGATCCACTGGTAGATTCCGTCAGCATGAGAGCAAGCA GTCTCGACCCTTTAGGATGAACCATGAATCTTTTCCAAAGATGGTTCGTagatggtcacgtgaccatgaCCACCGGCCGGGTGAGGATTTCACTGTGACAAGAAACACTTACCGTCAAGCCTATCAGCATTGA